One window of the Rhipicephalus sanguineus isolate Rsan-2018 chromosome 4, BIME_Rsan_1.4, whole genome shotgun sequence genome contains the following:
- the LOC119390248 gene encoding DNA repair protein RAD51 homolog 3 has translation MSKRDFCSLILPQRVRRRLQEAGVENDDDLMAAGPSFAAETTLVFERRRETPVFKFDTASDCLKRSESTQRIATWVPSIDALLDGGIPRRKIIEVTGAAGTGKTQFCMQVAASNELSKKSTVYVDSKGGFTIARYREILEGTSRRQEWSGAMCGGDGGAGLRYALCDSWQQLVAAVWLLPDRLRNCEAKEEVTLVVLDGFDFHLRNQLHDPRERKKVLSGLTQKLVEIANCGAAVLVTNHLSMKPSHSDPSSLVIAPALGQGFGHECAYRATFVGEDGLYKAIFYKAPTFGRTVVSFRIQRDGIVEETDGF, from the coding sequence ATGTCAAAACGCGATTTTTGCTCTCTGATCTTGCCACAGCGAGTACGCAGGCGTCTCCAAGAGGCCGGTGTCGAAAATGACGACGACCTAATGGCAGCCGGTCCGTCTTTCGCGGCCGAGACGACGTTGGTTTTCGAAAGACGACGAGAAACTCCAGTCTTCAAGTTTGACACCGCTTCTGATTGCCTCAAGCGCAGCGAAAGCACGCAGCGCATAGCGACGTGGGTTCCCAGCATCGACGCTCTGCTAGACGGAGGCATTCCACGGCGCAAGATAATCGAAGTTACAGGCGCCGCCGGCACCGGAAAGACCCAGTTCTGCATGCAGGTAGCGGCGTCCAACGAACTGTCGAAGAAGTCGACCGTTTACGTAGATTCCAAGGGAGGTTTCACAATAGCGCGGTACCGAGAAATCTTGGAGGGAACTTCGAGAAGGCAGGAGTGGAGCGGTGCGATGTGTGGTGGCGATGGCGGCGCCGGCCTTCGCTACGCGTTGTGCGACTCGTGGCAGCAACTGGTTGCCGCAGTTTGGCTTTTGCCCGACAGACTCAGAAACTGCGAAGCGAAGGAAGAGGTAACGTTGGTCGTGTTAGACGGCTTCGACTTTCACCTGAGGAATCAGCTTCACGATCCCCGCGAGAGGAAGAAAGTGCTCAGCGGCCTGACGCAGAAGCTCGTCGAAATCGCGAACTGCGGTGCGGCCGTGCTCGTCACAAATCACTTGTCCATGAAGCCCAGCCACAGCGACCCGTCATCCCTCGTGATTGCTCCAGCCTTGGGACAGGGTTTCGGGCACGAGTGTGCGTACAGGGCAACGTTCGTCGGAGAGGACGGTCTCTATAAGGCCATCTTTTACAAAGCGCCAACTTTCGGGCGTACCGTGGTGTCGTTTAGAATACAGCGTGACGGAATCGTTGAAGAGACGGATGGTTTCTAA